From the Leptospira biflexa serovar Patoc strain 'Patoc 1 (Paris)' genome, one window contains:
- a CDS encoding metallophosphoesterase family protein yields MKYLQVSDLHLSSATKEEENYSLNVLKEILETAESKSCTKVFFCGDLFNTFPDLETLRAPFLKQVSAYSGQVYFLPGNHEILERKGNHNSYAAYDWSKKVKVLDQTPFTLWEEDGIEFVAIPHQENYSEILLNPPPPKKTPIRMGLAHGTVSGMSFTGLQEEEEEGGSYLDFNLIQSLGLDYLAIGHLHRHRFGTVGKCNVGYAGSSRVWRKGEFGPRGGILLDVQNGMVRTEFLSWKSAGEYREITVSLDTDGNPDLSVEEYLANALSNDWICFRFVGYVDSMDGKQKFQETIQKDWKHKFRICEFDPDESQIVVIQNISENEFIKQFLDKMNERKHQMDASLWRHTRVTGIRFILDGGKVK; encoded by the coding sequence ATGAAGTACTTACAAGTATCTGACCTCCACCTTTCCTCTGCCACCAAAGAAGAAGAGAACTATTCCCTGAATGTTCTAAAAGAAATTTTAGAAACTGCAGAATCCAAATCTTGTACGAAAGTTTTTTTCTGTGGGGATTTGTTTAATACCTTCCCTGATTTAGAAACCTTACGGGCTCCCTTTTTAAAACAAGTATCAGCGTATTCGGGACAGGTTTATTTTTTGCCAGGGAACCATGAAATTTTAGAAAGAAAAGGCAATCATAACTCTTACGCTGCCTACGATTGGTCCAAAAAAGTAAAGGTATTGGACCAAACACCTTTTACTTTATGGGAAGAGGATGGAATTGAATTTGTGGCCATCCCTCACCAAGAAAATTATTCCGAAATTCTATTAAATCCACCTCCACCTAAAAAAACTCCCATCCGAATGGGACTTGCGCATGGGACCGTTTCAGGAATGAGCTTCACTGGCTTACAAGAAGAAGAGGAAGAGGGAGGTTCTTACTTAGATTTTAATTTAATCCAATCCTTGGGTTTGGATTATTTAGCCATCGGTCACTTACATCGACATCGATTTGGAACCGTAGGAAAGTGTAACGTGGGATATGCGGGATCTTCTCGCGTCTGGCGAAAGGGTGAGTTTGGACCAAGAGGTGGGATTTTACTCGATGTTCAAAATGGAATGGTTCGGACAGAATTTTTATCTTGGAAATCGGCAGGTGAATACCGCGAAATTACTGTTAGTTTGGATACGGATGGGAATCCAGATCTGAGTGTAGAAGAGTATTTGGCAAACGCTCTTTCAAACGATTGGATCTGTTTTCGATTTGTTGGTTATGTTGATTCCATGGATGGAAAACAGAAATTCCAAGAAACAATACAAAAAGATTGGAAACATAAATTTCGAATTTGTGAATTTGATCCCGATGAATCACAAATCGTTGTCATCCAAAATATATCCGAAAATGAGTTTATCAAACAATTCCTGGACAAAATGAACGAACGAAAACACCAAATGGATGCTAGTTTGTGGCGACACACTCGAGTCACTGGAATCCGATTTATATTGGATGGAGGAAAAGTGAAATGA
- a CDS encoding CaiB/BaiF CoA transferase family protein, with translation MKQDNLNPNKKGPLSGVKVVDLSLLLPGPLCSQHLADMGAEVIKVENPRAYDGSRAMFKGKTGYPALFMMLNRNKKAITLNLKREQAKEILFKLLEDADILLEGFRPDGMDKMGIGYDVLKEKFPRLIYCGISGYGTSGKYVDFAGHDLNYLAISGVLDQTGNPPRPAGFQMADVGGGTLTALSAILAALYYREKTGKGQKIDISMTDASLQFIALYGGILSASGVSPEAGNDILSGKLPNYNVYETKEGRYVALGALEDMFFQTFLRAAGMDTLTKDHPMTEENFAIIKQKLTDFFKSKTFADLQPIFDNTDACLSPILNMKEVSEDANMKERGMILERNHPKYGPILQFGSPFHFSETPFVYRNDPPEHGEHTEDILTQLGFSKDQISGFKKDRVV, from the coding sequence ATGAAGCAAGACAATCTAAATCCAAACAAAAAAGGACCACTCTCAGGAGTGAAAGTCGTTGATTTGTCCTTACTCCTTCCAGGCCCCCTTTGTTCCCAACACCTTGCTGATATGGGAGCCGAGGTGATTAAAGTCGAAAACCCACGCGCTTATGATGGGTCGCGAGCAATGTTCAAAGGGAAAACAGGTTATCCTGCTCTTTTTATGATGCTCAATCGAAATAAAAAAGCGATCACACTCAACTTAAAGAGAGAGCAAGCCAAAGAGATTTTGTTCAAACTCTTAGAAGATGCAGATATCCTTTTGGAAGGATTTCGTCCCGATGGAATGGATAAAATGGGAATCGGTTATGATGTCTTAAAAGAAAAATTCCCTCGTTTGATTTACTGTGGGATCTCCGGATACGGGACGAGTGGTAAGTATGTAGACTTTGCGGGTCATGATTTGAATTATTTGGCCATCTCTGGTGTGCTTGACCAAACAGGAAATCCACCGAGACCGGCTGGGTTCCAAATGGCCGATGTCGGTGGGGGAACACTCACTGCTCTTTCTGCCATCCTTGCCGCTTTGTACTACCGAGAAAAAACAGGCAAAGGACAAAAAATTGATATCTCGATGACCGATGCCTCCCTTCAATTCATTGCTTTGTACGGAGGGATTTTATCCGCATCTGGTGTTTCTCCCGAAGCAGGCAATGATATCCTATCTGGTAAATTACCAAATTATAATGTGTATGAAACAAAAGAAGGTCGTTATGTTGCCCTAGGTGCTTTGGAAGATATGTTTTTCCAAACTTTCTTAAGAGCAGCTGGGATGGATACCTTAACCAAAGACCATCCAATGACAGAAGAAAATTTTGCTATCATCAAACAAAAGTTAACTGATTTTTTTAAATCAAAAACCTTTGCCGATTTGCAACCCATATTTGATAATACGGATGCTTGCCTTTCTCCCATTTTGAATATGAAGGAAGTGTCTGAAGATGCCAATATGAAAGAACGTGGGATGATTCTCGAAAGGAATCACCCTAAGTATGGACCAATTTTACAATTTGGATCTCCATTTCATTTTTCAGAAACTCCATTTGTCTATCGAAATGACCCACCGGAACATGGAGAACATACCGAGGATATTTTAACCCAATTGGGGTTTTCGAAAGATCAGATTTCAGGATTCAAAAAAGACCGAGTCGTTTAA
- a CDS encoding beta strand repeat-containing protein, whose protein sequence is MGFIRGQFGFVFKLKFTHVLFLFTTLFVSCQSVTPVNLQMLFGSFFVSATGQGSVIYEAPNFLFTSENGKQAEFNLRLNMEPNSSVRIGPITISDPTEAVLVSDTFINFTEEDWNEPHIVRLVGIDDPFSDGNQNYRVQLGSILTSDIRFSTQSLPVLLVVNTDNESSGVAASPVFGLLTSETGETGQISYVLQTRPMQDVYLRNFVSSDTTEATVESVELVFTPNNWDVPQSVTVTGVDDFSVDNSNFQISADATVSMDPAYLGKVVPIITGTNVDNDIAGFTVVNLSGLTTTEAGGAISFGVVLNTLPTHSVTIPSIVATPTTESSISPTTLTFAPGEWFTPKIVTVTGVDEFIVDGSQTVTIVSSAATSTDSDYNGLAGPVFPSVTNTDNDVPGFVLTPPGSLSISENGGVLNFNIHLSSQPPPGFTVTLTGINENNSITNVNTSSLVFTNANWNLDQTIQITTNNNDVDEDTRTVTLQFGSVDTGGSADPVYNAIPPPTQVSFSVTDDDTAGITVTPVGGLVVHENGTPFTETFTVVLNSQPTQTVNIPTISSSNTAEITVSPSSLSFTTANWNTPQTVTLTSVLDGSDDGDQNVNINLSNTSSTDPKYNSIVIASVTAINTDSNEPLVRIQNLSASSIVEDGTSTITFEIRLSLKPNANVTIGPITSSDGTEAVLLNSTSGVAASRTLTFTPTNAQVANYSGNTSESGWDVPQTITIRSVADSFDDGNLPVTIHIPQASGSYFTGLYPTGAVPGYTDTNGNLVVTVTDNDTKGFTFSTTTLNLTEGDVDGTFTVRLNAAPCDTPGNLAVCASGSVTIPISAETFSLPDSAQYTVSPANLTFTHTNFVTPQTVTVTVVNDSINESNTRTHTLTLGAISGSGTDYEGMNPSDVTINITDNDNPSPKILFTLDSGQPYFTTESGFSTFYSLRLGSRPIPGNSVTVTLSTSDTTEGMINDSGTPASSKQYIFDETNWSTSIPVEIVGVLDILSDGNINFNITVSGAETGSFPSWYDSFVGSNGTTANLVNYSVSENPVTVVTPQSMVRAENAVAFSIYILLSQAPTDDVTIPISISSSFPCTLFTGPTVSQFTLSTNTITLTSANWNTVGAHNTITVTPFDDSVDDGNVTCPIVVGNVSSSDGFFNGVNPFPSANYPELTLNDNDAAGITTSGFSPSTVITSQSGASSEFYIHLNSQPTSDVTINLSAAPGGLVSFPTAPLTFTPSNFGTGQLVTILGQNTADLSDVNYNITPQITSSESGTGFSPSTIYSALTPSTIPGVHIYNLYDIIPCTDPNPMVACGTSPNGSGGLVTSPNLVTSELGAQSRFQLRFRARPTSNVTIGVASSNASEGTTAVPNVTFTPTNWNTFQNIVITGVDDGLVDGNVLYSILFGSLTGGGTGFNGESLPNVTVTNQDND, encoded by the coding sequence ATGGGATTCATAAGAGGACAATTCGGATTCGTGTTCAAACTGAAATTCACCCATGTTCTCTTCTTATTCACCACTCTATTTGTCTCCTGCCAATCGGTAACTCCTGTTAATTTGCAGATGTTGTTCGGTTCCTTTTTTGTATCAGCAACCGGACAAGGTTCTGTCATTTACGAAGCTCCCAATTTTTTATTCACGAGTGAAAATGGAAAACAAGCAGAATTCAACCTTCGTTTGAACATGGAACCAAACAGTTCAGTGAGAATTGGTCCGATTACCATCTCCGATCCAACGGAAGCTGTACTTGTCTCGGATACTTTCATCAACTTTACCGAAGAGGATTGGAACGAGCCACATATCGTTCGTTTGGTGGGAATTGACGATCCTTTCTCAGATGGAAATCAAAATTACCGTGTACAATTGGGTAGTATTTTAACTTCCGACATACGATTTTCCACTCAAAGCTTACCTGTACTACTTGTTGTCAATACAGACAATGAATCCTCGGGTGTAGCAGCAAGTCCCGTATTTGGCCTTCTCACTTCCGAGACAGGAGAAACTGGTCAAATCTCTTATGTATTACAAACACGTCCAATGCAGGATGTTTACCTTCGCAATTTTGTATCCAGTGACACTACGGAAGCAACCGTCGAATCTGTAGAGTTAGTATTTACGCCTAACAACTGGGATGTGCCACAATCAGTGACAGTCACGGGAGTCGATGACTTCAGTGTGGATAATAGTAACTTTCAAATTTCTGCTGATGCCACGGTCTCCATGGACCCAGCTTATTTGGGTAAGGTTGTACCAATCATTACTGGCACAAATGTTGATAATGACATCGCAGGGTTCACCGTTGTGAATCTCTCGGGACTCACGACAACGGAGGCAGGAGGTGCCATTAGTTTCGGCGTGGTACTCAACACGCTCCCGACCCATTCGGTTACCATTCCCTCTATTGTTGCTACACCTACCACAGAAAGCTCCATAAGTCCTACAACGCTTACCTTTGCCCCAGGGGAATGGTTCACTCCAAAGATCGTCACAGTCACAGGAGTGGATGAATTCATAGTGGATGGCTCACAAACTGTCACGATCGTATCCAGTGCCGCCACTTCTACTGACTCAGATTACAATGGTTTGGCGGGACCTGTTTTTCCATCTGTGACCAACACTGACAATGATGTTCCTGGTTTTGTCCTCACTCCTCCAGGAAGCCTGAGTATTTCGGAAAATGGAGGTGTTCTGAATTTTAACATCCATCTTTCCTCACAACCTCCACCTGGGTTCACTGTGACTTTAACAGGAATTAATGAAAACAATTCCATTACCAATGTAAATACAAGTTCTTTGGTGTTTACAAATGCCAATTGGAATCTCGACCAAACAATCCAAATCACAACAAACAATAATGATGTGGATGAAGATACAAGAACCGTTACTTTACAATTTGGATCAGTGGATACAGGTGGTAGCGCCGATCCAGTTTACAATGCGATCCCTCCACCAACTCAAGTGAGTTTTTCTGTCACAGATGATGATACAGCAGGGATTACTGTTACCCCTGTTGGAGGACTTGTGGTCCACGAAAATGGAACTCCTTTTACCGAAACATTCACTGTCGTTTTGAATTCGCAACCAACACAAACCGTAAATATTCCTACCATCTCATCAAGTAATACCGCAGAAATCACGGTCTCACCTTCGAGTTTGTCATTCACCACGGCAAATTGGAATACACCACAAACTGTGACCTTAACATCTGTGTTAGATGGAAGTGATGATGGAGATCAGAATGTAAACATCAATTTATCCAATACATCCTCCACCGATCCCAAATACAATTCAATCGTCATTGCCTCGGTCACTGCAATCAATACCGATAGCAATGAACCCTTGGTGCGAATCCAAAACCTATCTGCATCTTCTATCGTGGAAGATGGAACTTCTACCATCACCTTTGAGATTCGTTTGTCTTTAAAACCGAATGCAAATGTGACCATTGGACCCATCACATCCTCCGATGGAACCGAAGCAGTCTTACTGAATAGCACGTCCGGTGTGGCCGCATCTCGCACTCTTACTTTCACTCCTACCAATGCACAAGTCGCCAATTATTCGGGAAACACAAGTGAAAGTGGATGGGACGTCCCGCAAACCATCACCATCCGTTCTGTTGCCGATTCATTTGATGACGGGAACCTTCCAGTGACCATTCACATCCCACAGGCAAGTGGTTCCTATTTTACAGGTTTGTATCCAACAGGAGCAGTGCCAGGTTATACGGATACAAACGGAAATTTGGTGGTCACAGTCACCGATAATGACACGAAAGGATTCACCTTTTCCACAACTACTTTGAACCTAACAGAAGGTGATGTCGATGGTACGTTTACAGTCCGATTGAATGCCGCACCATGTGACACTCCAGGGAACTTAGCGGTATGTGCCAGCGGTTCTGTCACCATTCCCATTTCGGCTGAAACGTTTTCTTTGCCCGACTCCGCACAGTACACAGTCTCCCCCGCAAACCTTACATTCACACACACAAACTTTGTTACACCACAAACAGTCACTGTCACTGTTGTCAATGATTCGATCAATGAATCCAACACAAGGACCCATACACTTACGTTAGGTGCCATCTCTGGATCGGGAACAGATTATGAAGGGATGAACCCAAGTGATGTTACGATCAACATCACCGATAACGACAATCCATCTCCTAAAATTCTTTTCACTTTGGATTCAGGACAACCTTACTTCACAACGGAATCTGGATTTTCTACGTTTTATAGTTTGCGACTGGGTAGCCGTCCCATACCAGGAAATTCCGTGACAGTGACCTTATCCACATCTGACACGACAGAAGGGATGATCAATGACAGCGGAACTCCCGCTAGCTCTAAACAGTATATTTTTGATGAAACCAATTGGAGCACTTCAATCCCTGTCGAAATAGTGGGAGTGTTAGACATATTGAGTGATGGCAATATAAATTTTAACATTACGGTCTCAGGGGCCGAAACTGGCTCTTTTCCCAGTTGGTATGATAGTTTTGTGGGAAGTAATGGCACAACAGCCAATCTAGTGAATTACAGTGTATCCGAAAACCCCGTCACTGTCGTCACCCCTCAGTCTATGGTTCGGGCCGAAAATGCAGTTGCCTTTTCCATTTATATCTTACTCAGCCAAGCGCCGACAGATGACGTGACAATACCCATTTCCATATCTTCTAGTTTTCCGTGTACTCTCTTTACGGGACCCACAGTATCGCAGTTCACACTCTCCACAAACACGATCACCCTTACAAGTGCCAATTGGAATACTGTCGGTGCACACAATACCATCACTGTCACACCGTTTGACGATTCAGTGGATGATGGGAATGTCACTTGTCCAATTGTTGTTGGTAACGTATCTTCAAGCGATGGATTTTTTAATGGTGTGAATCCATTCCCTTCTGCCAATTACCCCGAACTCACGTTAAACGACAATGATGCAGCGGGTATCACGACATCTGGTTTTTCACCATCCACAGTGATCACTTCCCAATCAGGAGCCAGTTCTGAATTTTACATCCATCTCAATTCCCAACCAACATCTGATGTCACCATCAATTTGAGTGCGGCACCTGGTGGACTTGTTTCCTTTCCCACGGCACCTTTGACATTCACTCCATCCAATTTTGGAACAGGACAACTTGTCACCATTCTTGGCCAAAACACAGCCGATCTTTCAGATGTAAATTATAACATCACACCTCAAATCACTTCCAGTGAATCAGGGACTGGATTTTCCCCTTCTACCATTTACAGTGCACTCACTCCTAGCACCATTCCAGGTGTCCATATTTACAATCTTTATGATATCATCCCTTGCACAGATCCAAATCCGATGGTGGCTTGCGGGACTTCACCCAACGGTTCTGGAGGGCTTGTCACTTCACCTAACTTGGTCACATCGGAACTTGGTGCCCAGTCCCGTTTCCAATTACGATTTCGGGCCCGACCGACTTCCAATGTAACAATCGGTGTCGCAAGCTCCAATGCCTCGGAGGGAACAACAGCAGTACCAAACGTGACATTCACTCCCACAAATTGGAACACCTTTCAAAATATTGTGATCACAGGCGTGGATGATGGTTTGGTGGATGGGAATGTTTTGTATTCCATTTTGTTTGGATCTCTTACCGGAGGTGGGACAGGATTCAATGGAGAGAGTTTGCCAAACGTGACTGTCACCAACCAAGACAATGACTAA
- a CDS encoding sulfatase, with translation MKEFPSFSIKNFLFRSSLSFHTIFIIIVFVFLPFCQKESSVSENGLEFSGEGNGIKNAKETSSKPNVIWIVIDSLRGDIIGRYNVTPNLDLFAKEGVQFDYHLVNAAWTRPSTLVFFTGKYASANPVNFWDYPTTKSETEAFYRSEKKPLPKLLKSSHYTTYMVGNNPFLTDRFGLGVDVGFDFLYDFSNYGEDTKKITNKTMEVIEEVVSKNNPFFLFLNYNDPHKPYTPPPGFTSRILTKEVLDERKLNYLGEVAFVDEELGKVFEAIKTKGLWENSLILITADHGEVMHASHAISPFTGTNTFYGHGQDLFLENIHVPLLIKLPNSSFKKAVPSMTRSIDLYPTVLDYIGIPIPKNIHGLSLRPIIEGKETTKRTYYGETRFTQGYGEGNEFLLQRSYRFHELGKFWQGSVGNEFYLYFDTNSDPNQISPIRINQIQSIAELKLNGNLEKKIQRFWKQIRSMEPKLPLYHLWVHPSPLEKDTEIQITVPSGTLRMANLPSNVLIEEKGRLIKLRTQDQTPFQISFEVYPDVSFPEFKVWFGKNQVPKSEIHVGYFGVNLSACSKDCDLLYESQSFRPIIHPQTKVHFWKEGGLKKTYENKQELGTDALDILKKQGYVQ, from the coding sequence TTGAAAGAATTCCCTTCTTTTTCAATTAAAAACTTTTTATTTCGAAGTTCACTTTCTTTTCATACGATATTTATTATCATCGTTTTTGTTTTCCTTCCTTTTTGCCAAAAAGAAAGTTCTGTTTCTGAAAATGGTTTAGAGTTCAGTGGAGAAGGGAATGGAATCAAAAATGCTAAAGAAACATCCTCCAAACCGAATGTGATTTGGATCGTGATCGATTCCCTTCGAGGGGATATCATTGGACGCTATAATGTCACACCTAACTTAGATTTGTTTGCAAAAGAGGGGGTTCAGTTTGATTACCATTTGGTAAATGCTGCATGGACCAGGCCTTCTACACTTGTGTTTTTTACAGGAAAGTATGCTTCCGCCAATCCTGTTAATTTTTGGGACTATCCCACAACAAAATCAGAGACAGAGGCATTCTATCGTTCTGAGAAAAAACCACTTCCAAAACTTTTAAAATCTTCCCATTACACTACTTATATGGTAGGAAACAATCCGTTTTTGACCGATAGGTTCGGACTTGGGGTGGATGTCGGATTTGATTTTTTATATGATTTTTCGAATTACGGCGAAGATACAAAGAAGATCACAAACAAAACAATGGAAGTGATCGAAGAAGTTGTATCGAAAAATAATCCTTTTTTTTTATTTCTCAATTATAACGACCCGCACAAACCTTATACACCACCTCCTGGATTTACGAGCCGCATTTTAACCAAAGAAGTGTTAGATGAGCGTAAATTGAATTATTTAGGAGAGGTGGCATTTGTTGACGAAGAATTGGGAAAGGTCTTTGAAGCCATCAAAACAAAAGGACTTTGGGAGAATTCACTCATCCTCATCACAGCCGATCATGGGGAAGTGATGCATGCCTCCCATGCAATTTCTCCTTTTACAGGAACCAATACCTTTTATGGGCATGGACAAGATTTGTTTTTGGAAAACATCCATGTGCCACTCCTCATCAAATTACCAAATTCCAGTTTTAAAAAAGCCGTTCCGTCTATGACTCGTTCCATTGATTTGTATCCAACGGTTCTTGATTATATTGGCATTCCGATTCCAAAAAACATCCATGGGTTATCATTGCGTCCCATCATAGAAGGGAAAGAGACCACCAAACGAACCTACTACGGAGAGACTCGGTTTACACAAGGGTATGGCGAAGGAAACGAGTTTTTACTACAAAGGTCTTACCGATTTCATGAATTGGGAAAATTTTGGCAAGGATCTGTGGGAAATGAGTTTTATTTGTATTTTGATACAAATTCTGATCCAAATCAAATTTCCCCAATCCGAATCAACCAAATCCAATCGATCGCAGAGTTAAAGTTAAATGGTAATTTGGAAAAAAAGATCCAGAGGTTTTGGAAACAGATTCGTTCCATGGAACCAAAACTTCCCTTATACCATCTTTGGGTGCATCCAAGTCCGTTAGAAAAAGATACGGAAATCCAAATCACAGTACCGAGTGGGACATTACGAATGGCAAATCTTCCATCCAATGTTTTAATAGAGGAGAAAGGTCGGTTGATCAAACTCCGTACACAAGACCAAACTCCATTCCAAATCAGTTTTGAAGTGTATCCAGATGTGAGTTTTCCTGAATTTAAAGTTTGGTTTGGGAAAAACCAAGTTCCCAAATCGGAAATTCACGTAGGGTATTTTGGAGTGAACCTTTCTGCTTGTTCGAAAGACTGTGATCTGTTATACGAATCACAATCCTTTCGGCCCATCATCCACCCACAAACAAAGGTTCATTTCTGGAAAGAGGGGGGGCTTAAAAAAACCTATGAAAACAAACAAGAGTTAGGAACGGATGCCTTGGATATATTAAAAAAACAAGGTTATGTGCAATGA
- a CDS encoding DMT family transporter, with amino-acid sequence MQFQVILFFCIAVFFNALANILIKTSSMQDKQVTPGDGFWNLVFTVFNPYFIAGLASFGLALLGYRYVLGKGLKLSLAYPVFTSSGFIIVLIASSVFFKERLNFTQWLGISFILVGVWLTALQMFDVNS; translated from the coding sequence ATGCAATTCCAAGTCATCCTCTTCTTCTGTATAGCTGTATTCTTCAATGCATTGGCGAATATTTTAATCAAAACATCTTCTATGCAGGACAAACAAGTCACACCTGGAGATGGTTTTTGGAACCTTGTGTTTACGGTATTCAATCCGTATTTCATTGCGGGGCTTGCCAGTTTTGGTTTGGCATTACTCGGATATCGATATGTGTTAGGTAAAGGATTAAAACTTTCATTAGCATACCCTGTGTTTACTTCCAGCGGATTTATCATCGTACTCATTGCGTCGTCCGTGTTTTTTAAAGAACGTTTGAATTTTACACAATGGCTTGGGATCTCGTTTATCCTGGTAGGTGTATGGCTTACCGCCTTGCAGATGTTTGACGTTAACTCTTGA
- a CDS encoding alpha/beta hydrolase encodes MKSKSFRYKNWDTAYLDSETHGPTLLFCHANGYSAGCYQYYFERLKKHYRVIAPDFVGHGRSEFTLQFKNWNVFRDQILSLLDHERITNTTIIGHSLGGASSLLAAKKEPQRFTKVLAMDPVILGWKLILLSKFLENPLAKGAKKRRTHFKSIELVRRSFRKFPAFANFEPSIFDDYLNSCFVRTGHEDEVKLCCDPRVEAQIFGHAHFHVFKNFYGIKTENHIAIPEKFEVCSPKYAKLLTKVHPKSSVTIFPGFTHFFPFERPVDTWNWMKQSLEIDGMID; translated from the coding sequence ATGAAATCAAAATCCTTTCGGTACAAAAATTGGGATACTGCTTACTTAGATTCAGAAACACATGGGCCCACTCTCCTCTTTTGTCATGCCAATGGTTACAGTGCCGGTTGTTATCAATATTACTTTGAACGATTAAAAAAACATTACCGCGTCATCGCACCAGACTTTGTGGGGCATGGTCGTTCCGAATTCACTTTGCAATTCAAAAATTGGAATGTGTTCCGCGATCAAATCTTAAGCCTACTCGACCATGAACGAATTACAAATACAACGATCATTGGTCATTCGCTTGGTGGTGCCTCTTCCCTTCTTGCCGCCAAAAAAGAACCACAAAGGTTTACAAAAGTCCTCGCCATGGATCCCGTCATTCTTGGATGGAAGCTCATCCTTTTATCCAAATTTTTGGAGAACCCTTTGGCAAAAGGTGCCAAAAAAAGAAGGACACATTTTAAATCCATAGAGCTTGTTAGGCGGTCATTCCGGAAGTTCCCAGCGTTTGCCAATTTTGAACCTTCCATTTTTGACGATTACCTAAACTCATGTTTTGTGCGAACTGGCCACGAAGACGAAGTGAAACTTTGTTGTGACCCAAGAGTAGAAGCACAAATTTTTGGACACGCGCACTTCCATGTCTTCAAAAACTTTTATGGAATCAAAACAGAAAACCATATCGCCATACCCGAAAAGTTTGAAGTCTGTAGCCCGAAGTATGCGAAACTACTCACGAAGGTCCATCCCAAGTCCAGTGTGACCATCTTTCCAGGTTTCACCCATTTTTTTCCCTTCGAACGACCAGTAGACACTTGGAACTGGATGAAACAAAGTTTAGAAATTGATGGAATGATCGATTGA
- a CDS encoding type II toxin-antitoxin system VapC family toxin — MKNVALIDSGPIIALFNEKDKFHKSILKYLKSFKGELISSWPVVTEVIYLLSFSVEAQSDFLEWIERGGIQIFNLSIEDLKYIKSRMKKYSDLPMDLADASLMCIAEKFEYENIISIDSDFSIYKTVKGKFLRNLYHV, encoded by the coding sequence ATGAAAAACGTAGCACTCATTGATTCTGGTCCCATCATCGCTTTATTTAACGAAAAAGACAAGTTTCACAAATCAATTCTTAAATATTTGAAATCATTTAAGGGAGAATTGATCTCTTCCTGGCCTGTGGTAACAGAAGTTATATACCTACTTTCATTCTCAGTTGAAGCGCAATCTGATTTTTTGGAATGGATTGAACGAGGTGGTATCCAAATCTTTAATCTAAGTATTGAAGATCTGAAGTATATTAAAAGTCGGATGAAAAAATATTCTGACTTACCAATGGATTTGGCTGATGCATCCTTAATGTGTATTGCAGAAAAATTTGAATATGAAAATATCATTAGCATAGATTCTGATTTTTCTATTTACAAAACTGTAAAAGGAAAGTTTTTACGAAATCTGTATCATGTATAA
- a CDS encoding ribbon-helix-helix protein, CopG family, producing the protein MISLRLPPDLERELDSLAKSEGKSRTEIVKQSILEYLQNRLHRKTPFELGSDLFGKHNSGMVDLAKNRKKYLQDNLRKKNEKRSTH; encoded by the coding sequence ATGATTAGTTTACGCCTCCCACCAGATTTGGAAAGAGAATTAGATTCGCTTGCAAAATCGGAAGGGAAAAGTCGAACAGAAATCGTAAAACAATCAATTTTGGAATATTTACAGAACCGATTGCATCGTAAAACTCCGTTTGAATTGGGCTCAGATTTATTTGGAAAACATAATTCCGGAATGGTTGATTTAGCCAAAAATCGAAAAAAATACCTGCAAGATAACCTACGGAAGAAAAATGAAAAACGTAGCACTCATTGA